The Mucilaginibacter gracilis genomic interval CTAAACCGCCTTTTTATAAATAAAATAGGCCCCACCCAAACCCTCCCCGGTAGGGAGGGCTTTAAGAGCACAATTAATATTAAAAACAATTAAAAGTGTCCCCTACCGGGGGAGATTTAGAGGGGGCTGCTACCATGAAAAATTTAGAAGTTTGTTTAACGCCGGCCCTGCTGCCCTTGTTTGATATTGAAGGCAGTGTTGTGGTGGTGATAGATATTTTTAGGGCCACATCGTCTATTTGTTATGGTATTGATAACGGTGCTACGGCCATTATACCGGTTGCCAAGGTTGAGGAGTGTGCTGCTTACCGCGAAAAGGGCCTTGATTACCTGCTTGCCGCCGAGCGCGATGGTAAAGTGGTTGATGGGTTTGATTTTGGTAATTCGCCATTTTCGTACACTAAGCAAAAGGTTGAGGGTAAAACAGTGGTGCTTACTACTACCAATGGCACGCATGCCCTGCACATGTCTATCAAAGCCAAGCGCATTGTTATTGGCTCGTTTTTAAATATTACATCGCTTTGCAACTGGCTTAAACAACAGCCCGATAATATTTTGCTGGTTTGCGCCGGGTGGAAAAACAACTTTAACCTTGAAGATACCTTATTTGCCGGAGCCATTGCCGAACAATTAAAAGGCCTTGATTACAAATGGGACGATGCCGCCATTGCAGCAAACGACATGTACCAACTGGCTAAAGCCGATTTGAACCTCTACCTCAAAAAATCATCGCACGGCGAACGCATGAAACAGTTAGGTATTTTAGAAGATATTGACTTTTGTTTAAATGTTGATATAACTACCGCCATCCCTGTTTTGGAGGGGGAGAGGTTGGTTAGGCTGGTTTAAACAGTTATCATTTTTTTAATACTGCTGTTATTACAGGTTTGCCGGTTTCGGGTTGAATTTGGTAAAGTATTTTTCGGTTGTCCATTTGATTATCTGTTTCGTTGATTCTAAACCGATAAACCACTTCGATTTTTCCATTATCTATTTTTGATATGTATGACGTGGGACAGCAATAATTTAACAAAGAATGGGTTTTTAAAGCCCTCCAAATATCATTTTTTTCTATACTATCGGGTGTAAACTCATAGTCCTGCCATTTTTTGGTTTTGAACTTTCCAATAATTATTTTATCTGTACCAATCCAATTCCCCGTTTTTAGAATAACCCAATCTTTCCAAATTATTAGCTTTTCATCTTTTTTCCACTCCCTATTGAAGTATGCTCCGTCGCCTATTTTAAAAAGTTTGCCTAAGTTATTTTTGTATTCATAAGTTATTAAATATTGGCCCTTGTGTATGTCGGTATCATACTGTGTATTGCAAATTAAAACGCCACCAATTTTCTGTTTAATTTCCACTGTACTGTACTGAGTTTCAAATGCTGTAAAAAAGCCATAAAGAACCAAGAAAAATAAAGCACCCAAAACCAACCAAATTATATGCTTTGTTCTCATTCGAGTCTATTTACTTTAATTTCTCATTATTCTTATGCCTGTCGGCGTCGCGTATCTTTTTTTTAACCATGTTTTTTTCCAGGGCATCGGTTAAATCAATTCCGGTTTGGTTGGCCAGGCATATCAGTACAAAAAGCACGTCGGCCATTTCATCGGCAAGGTTAACTTCCTCGTCAGATTTTTTGAAGGATTGCTCGCCGTATTTTCGTGCCATTATGCGGGCAACTTCGCCCACTTCTTCCATCAAAATGGCCGTGTTGGTTAGTTCGTTAAAATAACGTACACCTGTGGTGTTTATCCATTGGTCAACTGCTTTCTGGGCTTCCTGTATAGTCATGTTTCTAATTTAGTGATTTTCTTTATCCTTCGTATCCATTACAATGGTTACCGGGCCGTCGTTCAATAGTTCCACTTTCATATCGGCGGCAAAAATGCCGGTGGCAATGGTTTTGTTGAGCAGCTTTTGTAAAGTTGTAATCATTTGTTCGTACATCGGTATGGCCTTATCGGGCCGTGCAGCGCGGATGAACGATGGGCGGTTGCCTTTTTTTGTTTGGGCGAAGAGTGTAAATTGAGATATGAGCAAAATGTTGCCATTAACGTCGGTAAGGGCCTTGTTCATTAAGCCGTTTTCGTCGCCAAAAATGCGCATGTTTACAATTTTTTGGGCCAGCCATTCTAAATCGTCGTTAGTATCATCGTCGGCAACGCCTAATAAAATTAATAGTCCGGTTCCAATTTCTCCGGTAATTTTGCCGTCTACTGTACATGTTGCGCGGCTTACCCGCTGAATTACTGCCCTCATATATTTTAAAAATTGATAACTTTGGTTAATGCGTGTTGGTTACCTGTTATTAATTACCCTGCTGCTTACCGCCTGCAACCACGGCAGAAAGGTAAACACTTCCTTTTATTATTGGAAAACTGTTTATAAGCAAAACGCTACCGAAAGCGCCTACCTTAACCATTTGCACAGCAACAAACTTTATGTGCGCATAATGGATGTTGATATGGATGAAGACGGTATAAACCCGGTGCCGGTTTCGCCCGTTACTTTTCAAAGTAAGCTGCCTGATACGTTGCAAATTGTGCCCGTGGTTTTTATTGTGAATGATGTTTTGCGGAATATATCCAAACCAAAACTCAACGAATTGGCCGGGAAACTGTTGCGCTTTGTAAAAGGTAAAGTAACGCAGGCAGGCAAGGTCGATTTTGCCGAAATGCAAATTGATTGCGATTGGACGGCAGAAACCCGCGATAATTACTTTTATCTGCTTAGGCAAATCAAGACGGTTACGGGTAATAAAACACTTTCGGTAACACTAAGGTTACATCAGTTAAAAAACCGGAAACGGACAGGTGTGCCACCAGCGGATAAGGTTTTGCTGATGTGTTATAACATGGGGAATTTGCGCAAATATGGCACGCAAAACTCTATAATCGAGTTAAGCGAGCTTAAAAAGTATGCCGGGGAAAACCTAAGCACCTATCCCATGCCAATGGATATTGGCCTCCCTTTATTTAGCTGGGCGGTTGCTTTTAGAAATAAAGAATACGCGGGGATTGACAAACGGATAAATTTTAATATTTTAAACGATGAAAAGCAATTTCGGTCAAATGGTAATGGTTTGTATAGTGCCGTAGCAGATTTGCCGGCTTATGGCTTGTTAAAAGGCGATGAGATTAGGTGGGAAGATTCGGCTTTGGCAGATGTGCAGGCCGCTACAGTTTATATTTCCAAATACTTAAAACCTGGCAATATCAATGTAGTGTACTTTCATTTGGATGATGATGTAATAAAAAAATATAAGTATGAAGGTTTGCAGAACACCGCTGATATGGTGCGTTAGTTTTATAAGCTGTTTTTGTGCAGGTATTGCAATTATACTGGCTTGCGGCCCCGAAACTGACCCATACGATTATTATGTATCGTTTTTTCACAACAATGTGCAGGGGCAAAAGGAGTATAAGCCTTTTTATTTTTCGAGCTACCAATTTGTTTACGATGATAAAGAACCGGTAAGCGAAGCTGCTGTAAATGCTGATGAATGGGCCGCTTATTTAGGCAAAGATGTTGCTGCCGCCGATGTAAACCGGGCCATGTATCAACTAAGTGCCGGCGCCGATTCGGTTTTGGAGGATGGTTACCTTAAAACCGGAGAACGGCTGCCCGATAGCCTGGCAAACAATTCGTTTTTAAAGGCACTGCAAGTTAGAAAGAACCCCATAGCCTTAAAATATTACCGCTTTGCAAAAGGTGTTGAAAAAATAGCCAATACCGGGTACGACAAATGGGACCCCAAACCCGTTGATTCGGCTGCGCTTGTAAATGCTGGTAACGCCGCTTTTAAATATGCCATTGCCGAGAAAGATAAGTTTATCCAATTAAGATACTATTACCAGGCACAGCGGCTTTTGCATTTTGGCGGTGCTTATAAAGAGGCAGCTAACGTTTACGATAAATATATTGCCCCTGCGGCTACCCAGAGCCATATAAAAGGCTGGGCACTTGCTTTAAAAGCCGGAGAGTGCCGCCGCTTAAAAGATACGGTGCGGGCGGCTTACCTGTTTTCGAAGGTGTTTGCGCAGTATCCCGAAAGGCGTTTACAGGCTTACCAAAATTACAAGTACATTAACCCGGGTAAAGCGCATGTACTTGCCCTGGCCGAAACTAATGCCGAGCGTGCTGTGCTATATGCTATGGACGGCTTTGGCAGTTCGGCGGTAAATTTAGAGCCTTTAAAAAAAGTTTATGAGTATGAGCCAACATCGCCAATGGTGGGGCTGTTGCTGGTGCGCGAAGTTAATAAGCTGGAAGAGCAATACCTTACGCCTAAGCTGTTAAACAAAAATACCCGCATAACATCCTTTTACTATGCGGCCCAAACCGGTAAAACAGAAGCCGGGCAGATGGACCAAATGAACCAGTTAAGCAGCTTTTGCAAGCTGCTGGTAACCGAGCGCAAATATGCCGACTATAATATTGGCAACCTGGCAGGTGCATATATAAGCTGGATAAAGGGCGATAACGCCAATGGCTTTGTTTATTTACGCGCCATGAACAGCGAGGTATTAAGCCCCGCCATGAATGATGAGAAACAAATTATTCAGTTATTGCTTTCGGGGCAAAACATTCAAAACATTAACGAGGTTAACGAAGAGCAATTATTACCGGCCCTGCAATGGCTGGATACTAAGGTAAAGGGCGAGATACCAAGAACTAAAGCCACTAATTTTGCTTTTAGCGACAACCAAAAATTTACCCACACGGCCAGTAATTTTTACGACCAGGTACTTGCGCCCGCTTATTTAAAACAAGGCGATACTGTTAAAGCCGCCCTGGCGCTATTAAAAAGCCCGATGGGTTATCACCAACAACAGTTTTGGGTAACTAACCTGCATTCGTTACAAATTGCCCGGATAATACGCTGGCGCAAAACGCCCCCAACAACCCCGTATCTTAATTTTTTAGCCGACCAATTAGGCGTTTTAAAACCCAATTATTTATACGAACTGTTAGGAACCGCTTGCTTGCGCGAACACCAGTACAACCGCGCTATTGCCGCTTTTAAGCAGGTAGATGCCAACTATTTAAATAGGGAACCCCCAGATTATTACAAAGGCGACCCTTTTATTGACAGAATAAACGATTACCCCAAAGTTTTGCATTATGGCAAAGCCCGTGGTTTAAACAAACTACAGTTTGCCCAGGCAATGGCCGATTTGGAACAAAAAATTAAAACTGACGCCCCAAATGCACCGAGTTATTATTACCGCTATGCAACAGGGTTGTACAATGCATCGCACTATGGCAACGCACCGTATTTAATTAACTGGGGATGGAGCGCCGATGATTTTGGCCGCAAAGACATTTATAGTTACGATGCTGATTACATACGTACTAAAAATGCCGAAAAGTATTACCTGCTGGCACGATCATTAAGTAGCAACGAGGAGTTTAAGGCCAAATGTACCTTTATGGCGGCTAAGTGCCTGCAAAAACAGTTTGTAATGCCCGATTATAACGACCCTAATTATAGTAAAGCCGAAGCCGAATACATGCTGCAACTACGCAGTAATGATTATTTTACGGAGCTTAAAAGCAAGTATAAAAAAACGGCCATATTTAAAAAGGCTGTTGGCGAATGCAGCTACTTAAAAGATTTTGTTTTTGCTAATAAGTAAAAAAATGCCGGCAAAATTAAGGTTAGGCACGGGTATCGTTACCGTGATAGATGCTTAAATAGCTATCGTATCTGGATATTTCTATTTCGCCGTTTTCAACGGCTGTTAAAACGGCGCAGCCGGGCTCGTTAATGTGGCGGCAGTTTTTAAACCGGCAGTTTTCCATGTTTTGGCGAATTTCGGGGAACAGTCGTCCTAATTCCGATTGTTCAATGTCTACAATGCCAAACTCGCGTATGCCGGGCGAATCGATAATGAAGCCACCGAAGGGCAGTTCAAACATTTCGGCAAAGGTGGTGGTGTGCATACCCTTATCGTGCCAGTCGGATACTTCGGTGGTACGCAGGCTCAATTCGGGCAATATGTTATTGATAAGGCTGGATTTACCTACGCCCGAGTGGCCGGAAACCAGGCTTGTTTTGTCTTTCAAAACATTGATAACCTGGTCTACATTTATATTTTTGGTGGCCGATACATGGTAGCACGGGTAGCCCAGCTTTTCGTATATCGAGCTGTATTCGGCAAGTATTGCTAAACCTTCGTCGCTAAATAAATCGAGTTTGTTAAATATGAGCCTTGCCGGGATATGATAGGCTTCGGCGGTAACCAAGAAGCGATCGATAAAGCCCAGTGAAGTGCGTGGCGAAGCGAGGGTAACCACCAGGAAAGCCTGATCGAGATTGGCGGCAATAATTTGCGCCTGCCGCGATAAATTGATGGATTTACGGATGATGTAATTTTTACGCTCGTGCAGGGTGGTTATTACACCGGTTTCCTGCTCGGGTTCCATTTCAAAATCAACCACATCGCCCACAGCAAGCGGGTTAGTGGTGGTAATACCCTTAATCCTGAATTTACCTTTAATGCGGCAATCAAGTTTTTGCCCCTGGGGCGTTTGCACCTGGTACCAGCTTCCGGTTGATTTTGTAATTAGTCCCTGCATTTGAATTTGCAAAGATAACAGGAAATCAGAATCAAGAAGCGAGAATCATGAAGCAAGATGAGGCTGTTTGGTACATTGATGCCTGAAAGTGGAAATTTCTGATGTCAGATTAATTCCGGATTTTAATTTTCTTGCTTCCTGAGTCTGGCTTCTTGCATCTAATTTAATAAATTTTGTATTTTTTTATCACTATTTGTAATACTTGTGTGATACCGGCAACGCCTATAACTACTCCGCATGCAATCAATAATGTTCCCATATTCTAATCTTTTTTATATGGTATTAAGCAATGAATGTGCCAAAGGTAGGGGCTAATTACATATTGATTAAAAATGTTAATTAAGGGTTGTTTAATTATTGAATAATGGGCATGCAAGGGGTTAAACTAGGGTTAGATTTGCCAACGTTTTTTAAGGTGGAAAATTTTTCATCTCAATATAATGCCTACTAAGTCAATGTGCTTTATGGAAAAAAATTAAAATTACTGTTGCAGATTTAAAATATTACTGCTTACTTTACCGTTGCTTACAAACAACGAGCAAACGTTACAACAATGAACACCAACACAATTATTATTACCACAATTATTACCACCGGGGATATACTGGCGGAAGGATAGTTTTTGGAATAACAATTGAAAATATAAAACCACAAAAAAGCCTTCCTCCGAAAAGAGAAAGGCTTTTTTGTTTGATAACAATGGGATGGGTATAGCAAACAGCGAAAGCGATAATATACCCTGTACTAATTATTCAATATTAAAAATGAAAATTTTAAAATTCGGAGGCACATCGGTAGGGTCGGTATCAAGCATCGGTACTGTACTTAACATCTTAAAAAAAGAAAGCCAGAGCGGCACTAACCCGGTAGTTGTATTATCGGCCATGAGCGGTGTAACCAACCTGCTGGCTAAAATGGCCGAAAAGGCATCGGCAGGCGAAAGCTTTACGGCCGAACTTGCCGAACTGGAACGTCGCCATTTTGATGTGGTAAAAGCCCTGATGGATGTGCAGGCGCAAAACCCGGTATTTACCAAACTGAAAATTTATTTTAATGAGCTGGAAGATTTGCTGCAAGGCATTTACAGCTTGCGCGAACTAACTGCCCAAACCCGCGATTTGGTTTTGAGTTACGGCGAACGCTGCTCAACTTTTATGATAAGCAAAATTGCAGCGCAGCAATTTGCAGAAGCTATGTTTGTTAACGCCGCCGAATTGATAAAAACCGATAGCAGCTTTGGCCACGCTAAAGTGGATATGGCGCTAACAGATATGCTTATCCGTAATTTTTATTTTGAAAATACGGGCAAGCTGTTATTTGTAACGGGTTTTGTATCGAGCAATGAAGACGACCGTATTACCACGCTTGGCCGCGGCGGAAGCGATTATACCGCAGCCATTATAGGCTCGGCATTAAATTGCAGCGAAATACAGATATGGACCGATGTTAATGGCATGATGACTGCCGACCCACGCATGGTTAAAAAGGCATTCTCGCTGCCCGAGCTTTCGTATACCGAAGCTATGGAGCTTTCGTTTTTTGGGGCAAGGGTTATCTATCCGCCAACCATGATACCGGCTTTCCTGAAAAAGATACCTATCGTTATCCTCAATACCTTTGATACCGAATTTGGCGGTACTTTTATCAAGCACGATTGTGCGGCATCAAACCTGCCTATAAAGGGCATATCATCCATTAACGAGGTTAGCATTATTAACCTTGAAGGCAGTGGTATGGTGGGCAAGGCCGGCTTTAGCGGCAGGCTGTTTAGTATGCTGGCCCGCGAGCAGATCAGCGTGATATTGATAACCCAATCATCATCAGAACATAGCATCACCTTTGCCATACCTCCGGCGGATGCCGTAAAGGCGAAGCACTTAATTGAGCAGGAATTTGAACTGGAGCTGCAAGCTAAAAAGCTTGATAAACCGCAGATAGAACCCAACCTATCCATACTGGCCATAGTTGGCGAAAATATGAAGCAAACGCCGGGTATATCGGGCAAGTTGTTTCATGCTTTGGGGCGTAATGGTATTAATGTAAGGGCGATAGCGCAAGGCTCGTCGGAGTATAATATTTCGGTTATTATATCAAAAAGCGATCTGGCTAAGGCATTGAACGCCGTGCACGACGCCTTTTTTGAATCGCTTAATAAAACACTGCATGTATTTTGTGCCGGTACCGGTAACATTAGCACAACCCTGTTTAAACAGTTGAGCGAACATGCCCACTTTTTAGAACAACATAATGGCATACAGGTTAAAGTTGTAGGTATTGTAAATACGCGCAAAATGGTTTTTGATGCCGACGGCTTATCGTTAGATAGCTGGAAGGATGCTTTAGAGGCATCGCACCAGGAGGCCAGTTTGGAAGGTTTTG includes:
- the rsgA gene encoding ribosome small subunit-dependent GTPase A, translating into MQGLITKSTGSWYQVQTPQGQKLDCRIKGKFRIKGITTTNPLAVGDVVDFEMEPEQETGVITTLHERKNYIIRKSINLSRQAQIIAANLDQAFLVVTLASPRTSLGFIDRFLVTAEAYHIPARLIFNKLDLFSDEGLAILAEYSSIYEKLGYPCYHVSATKNINVDQVINVLKDKTSLVSGHSGVGKSSLINNILPELSLRTTEVSDWHDKGMHTTTFAEMFELPFGGFIIDSPGIREFGIVDIEQSELGRLFPEIRQNMENCRFKNCRHINEPGCAVLTAVENGEIEISRYDSYLSIYHGNDTRA
- a CDS encoding 2-phosphosulfolactate phosphatase, whose product is MKNLEVCLTPALLPLFDIEGSVVVVIDIFRATSSICYGIDNGATAIIPVAKVEECAAYREKGLDYLLAAERDGKVVDGFDFGNSPFSYTKQKVEGKTVVLTTTNGTHALHMSIKAKRIVIGSFLNITSLCNWLKQQPDNILLVCAGWKNNFNLEDTLFAGAIAEQLKGLDYKWDDAAIAANDMYQLAKADLNLYLKKSSHGERMKQLGILEDIDFCLNVDITTAIPVLEGERLVRLV
- the thrA gene encoding bifunctional aspartate kinase/homoserine dehydrogenase I, encoding MKILKFGGTSVGSVSSIGTVLNILKKESQSGTNPVVVLSAMSGVTNLLAKMAEKASAGESFTAELAELERRHFDVVKALMDVQAQNPVFTKLKIYFNELEDLLQGIYSLRELTAQTRDLVLSYGERCSTFMISKIAAQQFAEAMFVNAAELIKTDSSFGHAKVDMALTDMLIRNFYFENTGKLLFVTGFVSSNEDDRITTLGRGGSDYTAAIIGSALNCSEIQIWTDVNGMMTADPRMVKKAFSLPELSYTEAMELSFFGARVIYPPTMIPAFLKKIPIVILNTFDTEFGGTFIKHDCAASNLPIKGISSINEVSIINLEGSGMVGKAGFSGRLFSMLAREQISVILITQSSSEHSITFAIPPADAVKAKHLIEQEFELELQAKKLDKPQIEPNLSILAIVGENMKQTPGISGKLFHALGRNGINVRAIAQGSSEYNISVIISKSDLAKALNAVHDAFFESLNKTLHVFCAGTGNISTTLFKQLSEHAHFLEQHNGIQVKVVGIVNTRKMVFDADGLSLDSWKDALEASHQEASLEGFVAKMKEMNLPNCVFADNTASPKPIEYYETIFKSNISIVTCNKIGNSASYEQYKTFRDTARKHGVDFYYETNVGAGLPIVRTLKDLMMSGDRVIKIEAILSGTISFIFNNFKGDATFHDTVKIAQEKGYTEPDPRDDLRGTDFMRKMLILARDAGYVLEPSDVNIESMLPQACLDAGTVDDFYKELNNENEFFADMKAKAEAEGKVLRYIGQLENGQVSITLQMVDENHPFYTLSGSDNIISFTTERYKERPLVVKGPGAGAEVTAAGVFADIVNVGA
- the dtd gene encoding D-aminoacyl-tRNA deacylase → MRAVIQRVSRATCTVDGKITGEIGTGLLILLGVADDDTNDDLEWLAQKIVNMRIFGDENGLMNKALTDVNGNILLISQFTLFAQTKKGNRPSFIRAARPDKAIPMYEQMITTLQKLLNKTIATGIFAADMKVELLNDGPVTIVMDTKDKENH
- a CDS encoding nucleotide pyrophosphohydrolase, encoding MTIQEAQKAVDQWINTTGVRYFNELTNTAILMEEVGEVARIMARKYGEQSFKKSDEEVNLADEMADVLFVLICLANQTGIDLTDALEKNMVKKKIRDADRHKNNEKLK